The Caulobacter sp. FWC26 genome contains a region encoding:
- a CDS encoding glycoside hydrolase family 15 protein, translating into MDRALPQKTLDLFPIGNCAVSAMIDTGGRFVWACAPRIDSDPVFSALLDNADLEGAEAKGVWDVQVERRAEVRQGYLRNTPILRTEIADEDGARFEIIDFAPRYQQFGRLFRPTAFVRLIRPLVGVARITLRLRPTADWGARVAEHTSGSNHIRYLCSDMTLRLSTDAPVSHILEERTFRLERPIAMYLGPDEGFNAPIGPTCERMMRETDQYWKLWVRGLALPLEWQTAVIRAAITLKLCMHEETGAIVAALTTSIPEHADSGRNWDYRYCWLRDAYYVVQALNRLGAVDILENYLGYLRNIVDRANGGHIQPLFGVGFEEVLTERIAPDLPGYRGMGPVRVGNQAYEHIQNDAYGQIVLSTVQAFFDERLLRPATIEDFQALEPVGEQAFRLHDQPDASLWEFRGRANVHTYSSAMCWAACDRLGNAAEKLGLEDRAAFWNGRAAQVRQVIESRAWNDKLGRFAATFEGDELDASLLQLVDLRFHTADDPRNVATLKAIEEGLRRGAYLLRYAIPDDFGSPQTAFNICTFWLIEALHLAGRSDEARALFEDMLSRRTPAGLLSEDIGFADGELWGNYPQTYSLVGLINCAVLLSRPWTSVR; encoded by the coding sequence ATGGACAGAGCCTTGCCACAAAAGACCCTAGACCTGTTTCCGATCGGCAATTGCGCCGTCAGCGCCATGATCGACACCGGCGGTCGTTTCGTCTGGGCCTGTGCTCCCCGCATCGACTCCGATCCGGTGTTCAGCGCCTTGCTCGACAACGCCGATCTCGAAGGCGCGGAAGCCAAGGGCGTCTGGGACGTGCAGGTCGAGCGCCGCGCCGAGGTCCGCCAGGGCTATCTGCGCAACACCCCGATCCTGCGCACCGAGATCGCGGACGAGGATGGCGCGCGGTTCGAGATCATCGACTTCGCGCCGCGCTATCAGCAGTTCGGACGCCTTTTCCGACCGACGGCCTTCGTGCGGCTGATCCGTCCGCTCGTGGGCGTGGCGCGGATCACCCTGCGACTGCGGCCGACGGCCGATTGGGGCGCTCGGGTCGCCGAGCACACCTCCGGCTCGAACCACATCCGCTATCTGTGCTCGGACATGACGCTGCGCCTGTCGACCGACGCGCCGGTGTCCCACATCCTGGAAGAGCGGACGTTCCGGCTTGAGCGCCCGATCGCCATGTATCTGGGTCCCGATGAAGGCTTCAACGCGCCGATCGGTCCGACCTGCGAGCGGATGATGCGCGAAACCGACCAGTACTGGAAACTGTGGGTGCGCGGCCTGGCCCTGCCCCTGGAATGGCAGACCGCCGTGATCCGCGCCGCCATCACCCTGAAGCTCTGCATGCACGAGGAGACCGGCGCGATCGTCGCGGCCCTGACGACCTCGATCCCTGAACACGCCGACAGCGGCCGCAACTGGGACTATCGATACTGCTGGCTGCGCGACGCCTATTACGTAGTGCAGGCGCTCAACCGGCTGGGCGCGGTCGATATCTTGGAGAACTATCTGGGCTATCTGCGCAACATCGTCGATCGGGCTAACGGCGGCCACATTCAGCCGCTGTTCGGCGTGGGCTTCGAGGAGGTGCTGACCGAGCGGATCGCCCCTGACCTGCCTGGCTACCGGGGCATGGGGCCCGTACGAGTGGGCAATCAGGCCTACGAGCATATCCAAAACGACGCATACGGACAGATCGTCCTATCGACCGTCCAGGCGTTCTTCGATGAGCGCCTGCTGCGCCCCGCCACCATCGAGGACTTCCAGGCCCTGGAGCCCGTGGGCGAGCAGGCGTTCCGGCTTCACGACCAGCCCGACGCCAGCCTTTGGGAGTTCCGGGGTCGCGCCAACGTCCATACCTACTCGTCGGCCATGTGCTGGGCGGCGTGCGACCGCCTGGGCAACGCCGCCGAGAAGCTGGGCCTGGAGGATCGCGCCGCCTTCTGGAACGGCCGCGCCGCCCAGGTGCGGCAGGTCATCGAGTCTCGGGCCTGGAACGACAAGCTTGGCCGCTTCGCCGCCACCTTCGAGGGCGACGAGCTGGACGCGTCGCTTTTGCAACTGGTCGACCTACGCTTCCACACTGCGGACGATCCTCGCAACGTCGCCACCTTGAAGGCCATCGAGGAGGGTCTGCGGCGCGGCGCCTATCTGCTGCGCTATGCGATCCCCGATGACTTCGGCTCGCCCCAGACCGCGTTCAACATCTGCACCTTTTGGCTGATCGAGGCCCTGCATCTGGCCGGGCGGAGCGACGAAGCGCGGGCGTTGTTCGAGGACATGCTGTCGCGCCGAACCCCGGCCGGTCTTCTTTCGGAAGACATCGGCTTCGCCGACGGGGAGCTGTGGGGCAACTACCCCCAGACCTACTCGTTGGTGGGCCTGATCAATTGCGCCGTGCTGCTCAGCCGTCCATGGACCTCGGTCCGCTGA
- a CDS encoding murein L,D-transpeptidase, translating into MMRFSRTCGALAATLSLLSLEVAQAQSQRPPLAGARPVQNVPLVTPHPSVIPPDLSAVQLSPDQVEVLRAVLGDAYSHGFAMSVFSPDRAIELYMSNDPGARAAGQSQLVNLTLAYARAVRTGRLPISAFKAEWGLRPAAYDPTPEFVAAVQQGRLAEWLDALPPPYTGYQTLRTGLVTYREIAAKGGWLPIAAGPDLKEGATGARVIALEARLAAEDPTVAVDAAPVFDAALTQAVQRAQKRFGLNPTGVVDKATLGALNIPVERRIDQIVANMERWRWLPQTLPADRIQVNVAAAILSVFHHDTPTLTMRAVTGRPGDETPMLSSMIHSIVLNPPWNVPQSIATKELWPKERASPGYFARNDFIVIPTEGGGSRLQQKAGPKAALGQVKFDFNNPYGVYLHDTPSRSRFDSFSRLASHGCVRLQKPIELVNEVMRDDPTWTPEKVNETLASGDTVRAKLPQQIAVYLLYWTAYVTPDGQVNFRQDPYGWDRELVQRIAAL; encoded by the coding sequence GTGATGCGATTTTCGAGAACCTGCGGCGCCCTGGCGGCGACGTTGAGCCTTCTGTCCCTCGAGGTCGCCCAGGCGCAGTCGCAAAGACCTCCGCTGGCCGGCGCTCGACCCGTGCAGAACGTTCCGCTGGTCACGCCGCATCCCTCAGTGATCCCGCCGGACCTGTCGGCGGTGCAGCTGAGTCCCGACCAGGTGGAGGTGTTGCGGGCCGTCCTTGGCGACGCCTACAGCCATGGCTTCGCCATGAGCGTGTTTTCGCCGGATCGCGCGATCGAACTCTATATGTCCAACGACCCGGGGGCGCGCGCCGCCGGCCAGTCGCAGCTCGTCAATCTGACCCTGGCCTATGCCCGCGCCGTGCGGACCGGTCGTCTGCCCATCAGCGCCTTCAAGGCCGAGTGGGGGCTGCGCCCGGCGGCCTATGATCCGACCCCGGAGTTTGTCGCGGCCGTGCAGCAGGGCCGCCTCGCCGAATGGCTCGACGCCTTGCCGCCGCCTTATACGGGCTATCAGACCCTGCGCACCGGTCTGGTCACCTATCGCGAGATCGCTGCCAAGGGCGGCTGGCTTCCCATCGCCGCTGGTCCCGACCTGAAGGAGGGCGCCACCGGGGCGCGGGTGATCGCGCTGGAGGCGCGTCTGGCCGCCGAGGACCCGACCGTCGCCGTGGACGCCGCGCCGGTCTTTGACGCCGCGCTGACCCAGGCCGTTCAGCGCGCGCAGAAGCGCTTTGGGCTCAATCCCACTGGGGTCGTCGACAAGGCGACGCTAGGGGCGCTGAACATCCCGGTCGAGCGCCGCATCGACCAGATCGTCGCCAATATGGAACGCTGGCGCTGGCTGCCGCAGACCCTGCCGGCCGATCGCATCCAGGTGAACGTCGCCGCGGCGATCCTGTCGGTGTTCCACCACGACACGCCGACCCTGACGATGCGGGCGGTCACGGGCCGCCCCGGCGACGAGACGCCGATGCTGTCGTCGATGATCCACAGCATCGTGCTCAATCCGCCGTGGAACGTGCCGCAGTCCATCGCGACCAAGGAACTGTGGCCGAAGGAGCGGGCCAGCCCGGGCTATTTCGCGCGGAACGACTTCATCGTCATCCCGACCGAGGGCGGCGGCTCGCGCCTGCAGCAGAAGGCCGGGCCCAAGGCGGCGCTGGGGCAGGTGAAGTTCGACTTCAACAATCCCTACGGCGTCTATCTGCACGATACGCCCAGCCGCTCGCGGTTCGACAGCTTCAGCCGTCTTGCCAGCCATGGCTGCGTGCGCCTGCAAAAGCCAATCGAGCTGGTCAACGAGGTGATGCGCGACGATCCGACCTGGACGCCGGAAAAGGTCAACGAGACCCTGGCTTCGGGCGACACCGTGCGGGCCAAGCTGCCCCAGCAGATCGCCGTCTACCTGCTGTATTGGACAGCCTATGTGACCCCGGACGGGCAGGTGAACTTCCGCCAGGATCCGTATGGATGGGATCGGGAGCTGGTGCAGCGTATCGCCGCACTTTGA
- a CDS encoding substrate-binding domain-containing protein, which translates to MNKLIGAVATVALLAVADQAHAARDYVWAAGSSTVFPFSTRVAENYAKKTGKKSPKIEALGTGGGIKMFCGGAGEKFPDIANASRPMKKSEFLACQKAGVKDIVEIKIGFDGIVVASNKKGPDFNFKLEQLYLGLADQTLRGGQLVKQPYKTWSEVGPGLPNARILAYGPPPTSGTRDAWIELAIEGGAAKLPTLAKMKTADEKKFKATVSPMRTDGGWVDAGENDNAIVGTIEKTPNALGVFGYSFLEENGSRIKGATINGVKPTAQTIASGQYPLSRSLYIYVKKSQVGVTPGLKEFVAEFVSDAATGRGGYLQNRGMIPLPPAVHVQMKQKASALTPMPAPKN; encoded by the coding sequence ATGAACAAGCTCATCGGCGCGGTCGCCACCGTCGCTCTGCTCGCCGTCGCCGACCAAGCCCACGCGGCGCGCGACTACGTCTGGGCCGCCGGCTCCTCGACCGTCTTCCCGTTCTCGACGCGCGTCGCCGAGAACTACGCCAAGAAGACCGGCAAGAAGTCGCCCAAGATCGAAGCCCTGGGCACGGGCGGCGGCATCAAGATGTTCTGCGGCGGCGCCGGCGAGAAGTTCCCGGACATCGCCAACGCCTCACGCCCGATGAAGAAGTCCGAGTTCCTCGCCTGCCAGAAGGCCGGCGTGAAGGACATCGTCGAAATCAAGATCGGCTTCGACGGCATCGTCGTCGCGTCGAACAAGAAGGGCCCGGACTTCAACTTCAAGCTCGAGCAGTTGTATCTGGGCCTGGCCGACCAGACCCTGCGCGGTGGCCAGCTGGTGAAGCAGCCCTACAAGACCTGGAGCGAAGTCGGCCCCGGTCTGCCCAACGCCCGCATCCTGGCCTACGGCCCGCCGCCCACCTCGGGCACGCGCGACGCCTGGATCGAGCTGGCCATCGAAGGCGGCGCGGCCAAGCTGCCGACCCTGGCCAAGATGAAGACCGCCGACGAGAAGAAGTTCAAGGCCACCGTGTCGCCGATGCGCACCGACGGCGGCTGGGTCGATGCGGGCGAGAACGACAACGCCATCGTCGGCACCATCGAAAAGACCCCGAACGCCCTGGGCGTCTTCGGCTACTCGTTCCTCGAAGAGAACGGTTCGCGGATCAAGGGCGCCACGATCAACGGCGTGAAGCCCACCGCCCAGACGATCGCCAGCGGTCAGTACCCGCTGTCGCGCTCGCTCTACATCTATGTGAAGAAGTCGCAGGTCGGTGTGACGCCGGGCCTGAAGGAATTCGTGGCCGAATTCGTCTCGGACGCCGCCACGGGCCGCGGCGGCTATCTGCAGAACCGGGGCATGATCCCGCTGCCGCCGGCGGTTCACGTCCAGATGAAACAGAAGGCCAGCGCCCTGACGCCGATGCCGGCGCCGAAGAACTAG
- a CDS encoding transglycosylase domain-containing protein, with protein MSDPNDPQDDVPAAPAPKPRRPRKPRAQTVMTEAAGLDPASPEPAPPKPRRARKSRRATAETAAEAPAEISAETPPVAAPDETVDAELFEAPPEPATGPEAQPIAPGPGNDKVSPSEAEPDVPLSPAAEPQAETAPPPSPAEPAAKPPIWKRPAWLIGAGAALALVVILVASLFWSLPLSRALEPLNNSAIVLVADDGSPIARRGSYKEAPIDVSKLPDYVPGAFIAIEDRRFYSHMGVDPKAIARALGRNAQAGGVSEGGSTITQQLAKNAFLSSDRNLRRKAQEALIAVYLEARLSKDEILSRYLSSVYFGDGAFGLRAAARHYFGKPPEQLSIGEAAMLAGLVKAPSRLAPTNNLEGARERMRVVLGAMVDTKIITQAQADAVGEVSPVEAEDKLPTGSYFADWALPQARALIGARYGETIVKTTLDPELQEKAERILNDYIERDGEALNVTQGALVAMRKDGRVVAMVGGRDYKQSQFNRADAGRQPGSAFKLFVYLAALRDGMTTTTPILDTPVQVSGYMPKNHEGKYHAREVPLITAFAGSSNVAAVRLAHDLGPAKVIKVARELGVTEDIPSDLTMALGTGPMSLTRLTAAYASVAAGEYPIVPHGLADFKKPKTKAYDPKVLANMRDLLRSATHRGTGVEAAIAGAYGKTGTTQDYHDALFVGYVDDLVVGVWLGNDDNSSMNGVVGGGEPAKIWKAFMLAALGRDIAPVVEEDPLEDLGLPLEGEIGPDGLPLAPLTPAPDAPTPSPDGGAPAAPPPPEPRPEAP; from the coding sequence GAGCCCGCAAGTCCCGCCGCGCAACAGCCGAAACTGCGGCCGAGGCGCCGGCCGAGATTTCAGCTGAGACACCGCCCGTCGCTGCGCCCGACGAGACGGTTGACGCCGAACTCTTCGAGGCGCCGCCCGAACCCGCGACCGGCCCAGAAGCGCAGCCGATCGCGCCGGGACCTGGGAACGACAAGGTCTCCCCAAGCGAGGCCGAGCCCGACGTCCCTCTCTCGCCGGCCGCCGAGCCGCAGGCCGAGACCGCGCCGCCGCCTTCGCCCGCCGAACCTGCCGCCAAGCCGCCAATCTGGAAACGCCCCGCCTGGCTGATCGGCGCGGGGGCGGCGCTGGCGCTGGTGGTCATCCTGGTCGCCTCGCTGTTCTGGTCGCTGCCGCTCAGCCGCGCGCTGGAGCCCTTGAACAACTCGGCGATCGTGCTGGTGGCTGACGACGGCTCACCCATCGCGCGGCGGGGCTCCTACAAGGAAGCGCCGATCGATGTCTCCAAGCTGCCGGACTATGTGCCGGGGGCCTTCATCGCCATTGAGGATCGTCGTTTCTACAGCCACATGGGCGTTGACCCGAAGGCCATTGCGCGGGCGCTGGGGCGCAACGCCCAGGCGGGCGGCGTTTCTGAGGGCGGTTCGACGATCACCCAGCAACTGGCCAAGAACGCCTTCCTGTCCAGCGACCGCAACCTGCGCCGAAAGGCCCAGGAGGCCCTGATCGCCGTCTATCTGGAGGCGCGGCTCTCCAAGGACGAAATTCTGTCGCGCTATCTGTCGTCGGTTTACTTCGGCGACGGCGCCTTTGGCCTGCGCGCCGCGGCTCGGCACTATTTCGGCAAACCGCCCGAGCAGTTGTCGATCGGCGAGGCGGCGATGCTGGCGGGCCTGGTGAAGGCCCCCTCGCGCCTGGCGCCGACCAACAATCTCGAAGGCGCGCGCGAGCGTATGCGCGTGGTGCTCGGCGCCATGGTCGACACCAAGATCATCACCCAGGCGCAGGCCGACGCGGTGGGCGAGGTCTCGCCCGTCGAAGCCGAGGACAAGCTGCCTACCGGCTCCTACTTCGCCGACTGGGCCCTGCCGCAGGCCCGCGCCCTGATCGGCGCGCGCTACGGCGAGACCATCGTCAAGACGACGCTGGACCCCGAACTACAAGAGAAGGCCGAGCGCATTCTCAATGACTATATCGAGCGCGACGGCGAGGCCCTCAATGTCACCCAGGGCGCGCTGGTGGCGATGCGCAAGGATGGCCGGGTCGTGGCCATGGTCGGGGGGCGCGATTACAAGCAGAGCCAGTTCAATCGCGCCGACGCCGGACGCCAGCCGGGCTCCGCCTTCAAGCTGTTCGTCTACCTGGCCGCCCTGCGCGACGGCATGACGACGACGACGCCCATCCTCGACACCCCGGTCCAGGTCAGCGGCTACATGCCCAAAAACCACGAGGGCAAGTACCACGCGCGCGAAGTGCCGCTGATCACCGCCTTCGCCGGCTCGTCCAACGTGGCGGCGGTGCGCCTGGCCCATGACCTGGGCCCCGCCAAGGTGATCAAGGTCGCGCGCGAGCTGGGGGTGACCGAAGACATCCCGTCCGACCTGACCATGGCGCTGGGCACCGGTCCGATGAGCCTCACCCGCCTCACCGCCGCCTATGCTTCGGTCGCCGCCGGCGAGTATCCGATCGTTCCGCACGGTCTGGCCGACTTCAAGAAGCCCAAGACCAAGGCCTATGACCCCAAGGTGCTGGCCAATATGCGCGACCTGCTGCGCTCGGCGACGCATCGCGGCACGGGCGTCGAGGCCGCCATCGCCGGCGCCTACGGCAAGACCGGCACCACCCAGGATTATCACGACGCGCTGTTCGTCGGTTATGTCGACGATCTCGTCGTCGGCGTGTGGCTCGGCAACGACGACAACAGCTCGATGAACGGCGTGGTCGGCGGCGGCGAGCCGGCCAAGATCTGGAAGGCGTTCATGCTGGCGGCGCTGGGACGCGACATCGCCCCCGTGGTCGAAGAAGATCCGCTGGAAGATCTGGGTCTGCCCCTAGAGGGCGAGATCGGCCCTGACGGCCTTCCCCTCGCGCCTTTGACCCCGGCGCCCGACGCCCCGACCCCGTCGCCCGACGGCGGCGCACCAGCCGCCCCGCCCCCGCCCGAACCGCGCCCCGAGGCACCTTAG
- a CDS encoding TonB-dependent receptor, whose amino-acid sequence MSRKLALVGVLGLLSAGAAHAQQVQPATTPQTAPPASPSPDLEDTEVEAVTITASGKPFGAVLGDISPEETFTAADVRAIGVSSVEDLLTELQPQTTSGLGGDPVILLNGRRISGRGEIRDLPSEAIQRVEVLPEEVALKYGYSADQKVVNIVLRQRFRASTVDATVGGSTDGGQMTEQLNWSRLQLNRNGRTNLSVKIQNSDALLESDRDLVSRSSTGLYDFSGNVTPVGGGALTNLSALAGTPVSVAGVPISAAAGAPSLAGFLPGANRANVSDITDDRTLLPRNRQLTINSVTNRYILDNVSATLNLSLTGSENDSLQGPARARLTLPAASPFSPFGQDVLLYRYLGGQDALGQTSRNLAGHAGFTLNRDTEQLRLSLTGNYDRAINKTETDRSVDVSALQARLTGLEAGLNPFGALPALPLNTDRAKSTTDTADLQFVANRALAKLKAGDLSTTLKLGATGSRLEATSVRSGVQSDSTLSRGEGDVQLSFDLPLASRRKGVHAALGDLSANLNLAARQVSDFGTLTTVGGGVNWSPVRPLSFIASATRQENAPSIAQLGNPLIVTPGSQVFDYVRGTSVDVTRVSGGNPDLRGETRNVLRLGATYKPEKIQGLSLTANYSRTRIDNPVAGFPAATAAVEAAFPDRFTRDSDGVLTRIDTRPVNFQKREREQIRWGFNLSRQIGKAPPPPPGGWRGRQGAASDRAPTPGPAPDSTSETNAPQPATGAAPATGEEASRPPGGDGQRFSGGGGRGFGGGGFGRGGGNPRATRLQLALFHTVHLKERVTIADGLPVLDLLNGDVLGSGGGQPRHEVEAQAGITRYGLGARLTANWKSGTHVDGGVGGATTALDFSSLATVNLRLFADLGVRRELVQAHPLLRGVRLSLAVNNLFDAETKVRDANGVTPLTYQPDYLDPRGRVVQFTVRKLLF is encoded by the coding sequence GTGAGCCGTAAACTCGCCCTCGTCGGCGTCCTTGGCCTGTTGTCGGCCGGCGCGGCGCACGCGCAGCAGGTCCAGCCGGCCACGACGCCACAGACGGCGCCGCCGGCCTCCCCGTCGCCGGACCTGGAAGACACCGAGGTCGAGGCCGTCACCATCACCGCCAGCGGCAAGCCGTTCGGCGCGGTGCTGGGCGACATTTCGCCAGAAGAGACCTTCACCGCCGCCGACGTCCGCGCCATCGGCGTCAGTTCGGTGGAAGACCTGCTGACCGAACTCCAGCCCCAGACCACCAGCGGCCTTGGCGGCGATCCGGTGATCCTGCTGAATGGCCGTCGCATCTCGGGACGCGGCGAGATCCGCGACCTCCCTAGCGAGGCGATCCAGCGCGTCGAGGTCCTGCCCGAGGAGGTCGCGCTCAAATACGGCTACTCGGCCGACCAGAAGGTCGTGAACATCGTGCTGCGCCAGCGCTTCCGCGCCTCGACCGTCGACGCCACCGTGGGCGGCTCGACCGATGGCGGGCAGATGACCGAGCAGCTCAACTGGAGCCGGCTGCAGCTGAACCGGAATGGCCGCACCAACCTCTCGGTCAAGATCCAGAATAGTGACGCCTTGCTGGAAAGCGACCGTGATCTGGTCAGTCGCTCCAGCACCGGCCTCTATGACTTCTCGGGCAACGTTACGCCGGTCGGCGGCGGCGCCCTCACCAACCTCAGCGCCCTGGCGGGAACGCCCGTGAGCGTGGCGGGCGTTCCGATTTCGGCCGCCGCCGGCGCCCCGAGCCTGGCGGGTTTCCTGCCGGGCGCGAACCGCGCCAACGTGAGCGACATCACCGACGACCGCACGCTACTGCCCCGCAACCGGCAGCTGACGATCAACAGCGTCACCAATCGCTACATCCTCGACAACGTCTCGGCGACCCTGAACCTCAGCCTGACCGGGTCGGAGAACGACTCGTTGCAAGGCCCCGCGCGGGCGCGCCTGACTCTGCCCGCCGCCAGCCCCTTCTCGCCGTTCGGCCAGGATGTTTTGCTGTATCGCTATCTCGGCGGCCAGGACGCCCTGGGCCAGACATCGCGAAATCTCGCCGGCCACGCCGGCTTCACGCTGAACCGCGACACTGAGCAGCTACGCCTGTCCCTGACCGGCAACTACGATCGCGCGATCAACAAGACCGAAACCGATCGCAGCGTCGACGTCAGCGCCCTGCAAGCGCGCCTGACGGGCCTGGAGGCCGGGCTGAACCCGTTCGGCGCCCTCCCCGCCCTGCCGCTCAACACCGACCGCGCCAAGTCGACGACCGACACCGCCGACCTGCAATTCGTCGCCAACCGCGCCCTGGCCAAGCTGAAGGCCGGCGACCTGTCGACGACCTTGAAGCTCGGCGCGACGGGCTCACGCCTGGAGGCGACCTCGGTCCGCTCGGGCGTCCAGAGCGACAGCACCTTGTCGCGCGGCGAGGGCGACGTTCAGCTCAGCTTCGACCTGCCCCTGGCCAGCCGACGCAAGGGCGTCCACGCCGCGCTCGGCGACCTGTCGGCCAACCTGAACCTCGCCGCCCGCCAGGTTTCCGACTTCGGGACCCTGACCACGGTGGGCGGCGGCGTGAACTGGTCGCCAGTCCGGCCGCTCAGCTTCATCGCCTCGGCCACCCGTCAGGAGAACGCGCCGAGCATCGCCCAACTCGGCAATCCGCTGATCGTAACGCCCGGCAGCCAGGTCTTCGACTATGTGCGCGGGACCAGCGTGGACGTCACCCGCGTCAGCGGCGGCAATCCGGATCTTCGCGGCGAGACGCGAAATGTCCTGCGCCTGGGCGCCACCTACAAGCCCGAGAAGATCCAGGGCCTGTCCCTGACCGCCAACTACAGCCGCACGCGGATCGACAACCCCGTCGCCGGCTTCCCGGCCGCCACGGCCGCCGTCGAGGCCGCGTTCCCGGACCGCTTCACGCGCGACAGCGACGGCGTCCTGACCCGCATCGACACCCGACCGGTCAACTTCCAGAAGCGCGAGCGCGAACAGATCCGCTGGGGGTTCAACCTCTCGCGCCAGATCGGCAAGGCTCCGCCGCCGCCGCCCGGAGGCTGGCGCGGACGCCAGGGCGCCGCATCGGACCGCGCCCCGACGCCGGGTCCGGCGCCCGACAGCACGTCCGAGACCAACGCGCCGCAGCCGGCGACCGGCGCAGCGCCGGCCACCGGAGAGGAGGCTTCGCGTCCGCCCGGCGGCGATGGACAACGCTTTAGCGGGGGCGGCGGACGCGGTTTCGGCGGCGGCGGCTTTGGTCGCGGCGGCGGCAATCCGCGCGCCACGCGTCTGCAGTTGGCGCTGTTCCACACGGTCCATCTGAAGGAACGTGTGACCATCGCCGACGGGCTGCCGGTTCTGGACCTGCTGAACGGTGACGTGCTCGGATCGGGCGGCGGTCAGCCGCGTCACGAGGTCGAGGCCCAGGCCGGGATCACCCGCTATGGCCTCGGCGCCCGGCTCACCGCCAACTGGAAAAGCGGGACGCACGTCGACGGCGGCGTCGGCGGCGCGACCACGGCCCTCGACTTCTCCAGCCTGGCGACCGTCAATCTGCGCCTGTTCGCCGATCTGGGCGTACGGCGCGAACTGGTCCAAGCCCATCCGCTGCTGCGCGGCGTGCGCCTGAGCCTGGCCGTCAACAACCTGTTCGACGCCGAGACCAAGGTTCGCGACGCCAACGGCGTGACCCCGCTCACCTACCAGCCCGACTACCTGGATCCGCGCGGCCGCGTCGTGCAGTTCACGGTGAGGAAGCTGCTGTTCTAG
- a CDS encoding GFA family protein: protein MIVKGSCCCGGVRFELFGRPEMVGLCHCSRCRKAGSSVYAYVRVEAFSWVSGRNLVARYAPQPPHRFNRCFCGRCGTALGDPFSGRILAIAAGCLDEVPSLTPDFHEYVADQRTWRCVAAREEP, encoded by the coding sequence TTGATAGTCAAGGGAAGCTGCTGCTGCGGCGGCGTTCGGTTCGAGCTGTTCGGGCGCCCGGAAATGGTGGGCCTCTGCCACTGTTCGCGCTGTCGCAAGGCTGGATCGAGCGTCTACGCCTATGTCCGCGTCGAGGCGTTCTCCTGGGTTTCGGGACGTAATCTCGTCGCCCGCTACGCGCCCCAGCCGCCACATCGGTTCAATCGCTGTTTCTGCGGCCGTTGCGGGACGGCGCTGGGCGACCCGTTCTCGGGGCGCATCCTGGCGATCGCCGCCGGTTGCCTGGACGAGGTTCCGAGCCTGACGCCCGATTTTCACGAGTATGTGGCGGATCAGCGGACCTGGCGCTGCGTCGCCGCCCGAGAGGAGCCCTGA
- a CDS encoding DUF882 domain-containing protein — protein MHRRKLLQWGLGAIGVGLSPLAARADDDIIGAILEGKVPQAASVPAPTSVAATVASIDPPTLKPAVDPRWVHLHNIHTGEKLEAVYWENGAYVPDAVSALDKVLRDYRNDEVHPMDPGLYDLLDQIARKTESKGPFQVISGYRSPATNRLLSKRSGEVAKKSLHMDGKAMDIFLEDVALSHVRAAALDLGVGGVGYYPTSNFVHVDVGPVRKWTGT, from the coding sequence ATGCATCGACGTAAGCTGCTCCAGTGGGGGCTGGGCGCTATCGGGGTTGGGCTCTCGCCGCTGGCCGCGCGCGCCGACGACGACATCATCGGTGCGATCCTGGAGGGAAAGGTCCCGCAGGCCGCTTCGGTTCCCGCGCCGACCAGCGTCGCCGCCACGGTGGCCTCGATCGACCCGCCGACGTTGAAGCCCGCCGTCGATCCGCGCTGGGTTCACCTGCACAACATCCACACCGGCGAGAAGCTGGAAGCGGTTTACTGGGAGAACGGCGCCTATGTGCCGGACGCCGTCAGCGCCCTCGACAAGGTGCTGCGCGATTATCGTAACGACGAGGTCCATCCCATGGATCCCGGCCTTTATGACCTTCTCGACCAGATCGCCCGCAAGACCGAGAGCAAGGGGCCATTCCAGGTCATTTCCGGCTACCGCTCGCCGGCGACCAACCGCCTGCTGTCCAAGCGCAGCGGCGAGGTCGCCAAGAAGAGCCTGCACATGGACGGCAAGGCGATGGACATCTTCCTGGAGGATGTCGCGCTCAGCCACGTTCGTGCTGCGGCCCTCGACCTGGGCGTCGGCGGGGTCGGTTACTACCCGACCAGCAATTTCGTGCATGTCGACGTCGGACCGGTCCGCAAGTGGACGGGGACCTGA